A stretch of the Deinococcota bacterium genome encodes the following:
- the glpK gene encoding glycerol kinase GlpK, with protein sequence MAKFVLALDQGTTSSRAILFDRAGRIVGSAQEELTQHYPRPGWVEHDPEEIWGSQRRVLAAALARAGARAGDLAALGITNQRETTLLWDRETGEALHHAIVWQDRRTAPLCDALKARGLEGLFRDRTGLVLDPYFSATKLRWLLDNVAGARARAEAGRLAFGTVDSWLAWKLTGGGAHLTDASNASRTLLYNLATGDWDDELLEILAIPRALMPEIRASSEVYAETVPDLLGAPVAIAGIAGDQQAASFGQSLFSVGQAKNTYGTGCFILMNTGGAPKLSEHGLLSTVAWRLGADETSRNETPRNETYALEGSIFVAGAVVQWLRDGLGLIKTSAEVEDLARSVSSSGGVYLVPAFVGLGAPHWDPYARGAVVGLTRGSGRGELARAALESIAFQTHDVVRAMEKDAGTPLAELRVDGGASSNDLLMQFQADVLGVPVIRPKVTETTALGAAFLAGLAVGFWQDQGEIAATWAEERRFEPAMKDSQRDALLDGWERALERSKGWERES encoded by the coding sequence GTGGCCAAGTTCGTTCTAGCCCTCGACCAGGGCACCACCAGTTCGCGCGCGATCCTCTTCGACCGCGCGGGACGGATCGTCGGCTCAGCGCAAGAGGAGCTCACCCAACACTATCCCCGACCCGGCTGGGTCGAGCACGACCCCGAGGAGATCTGGGGGAGTCAGCGGCGCGTCTTGGCGGCGGCGCTCGCTCGTGCGGGCGCCCGCGCGGGTGACCTGGCCGCGCTCGGCATCACCAACCAGCGCGAGACGACGCTGCTCTGGGACCGCGAGACGGGCGAGGCCCTCCATCACGCCATCGTCTGGCAGGACCGCCGCACCGCGCCCCTTTGCGACGCGCTCAAGGCGCGGGGGTTGGAGGGCCTCTTCCGCGACAGGACCGGCCTCGTCCTGGACCCCTACTTTTCGGCGACGAAGCTGCGCTGGCTGCTCGACAACGTGGCGGGCGCCAGAGCGCGGGCCGAGGCGGGCAGGCTCGCCTTCGGCACGGTCGATAGCTGGCTGGCCTGGAAGCTCACCGGGGGCGGGGCGCACCTCACCGACGCCTCCAACGCCTCGAGGACGCTGCTCTACAACCTTGCGACGGGCGACTGGGACGACGAGCTTCTGGAAATCTTGGCTATCCCCCGCGCGCTGATGCCCGAAATCCGCGCCTCGAGCGAGGTCTACGCCGAGACCGTTCCCGACTTGTTGGGCGCGCCGGTCGCAATCGCCGGCATCGCCGGCGACCAGCAGGCCGCCTCCTTTGGGCAAAGCCTCTTTTCGGTCGGTCAGGCCAAGAACACCTACGGCACGGGCTGCTTTATCCTGATGAACACCGGAGGCGCGCCCAAGCTCTCCGAGCACGGCCTGCTCAGCACCGTGGCCTGGCGTTTGGGGGCGGACGAGACCTCCAGAAACGAGACCCCCAGAAACGAGACCTACGCGCTCGAGGGCAGCATCTTCGTGGCGGGCGCGGTGGTGCAGTGGCTTCGCGACGGCCTGGGACTCATCAAGACCTCCGCGGAGGTCGAGGACCTGGCCCGGAGCGTGTCGAGCAGCGGCGGCGTCTATCTGGTGCCCGCCTTCGTCGGCCTGGGCGCCCCCCACTGGGACCCCTACGCCCGCGGCGCCGTCGTCGGCTTGACCCGGGGCAGCGGCCGGGGAGAGCTCGCTCGCGCGGCCCTGGAGAGCATCGCCTTTCAGACCCACGACGTGGTCAGGGCGATGGAGAAGGACGCGGGCACGCCACTGGCCGAACTGCGCGTCGACGGCGGCGCCTCGAGCAACGACCTGCTCATGCAGTTTCAGGCCGACGTCTTGGGCGTACCGGTCATCCGGCCCAAGGTCACCGAGACGACCGCCCTGGGCGCCGCCTTTCTGGCCGGCCTGGCGGTCGGCTTCTGGCAGGACCAGGGCGAGATCGCCGCGACCTGGGCCGAGGAGCGGCGCTTCGAGCCGGCCATGAAGGACAGCCAGCGAGACGCGCTCCTGGACGGTTGGGAGCGCGCCTTGGAACGCTCCAAGGGTTGGGAAAGAGAAAGTTGA
- a CDS encoding sugar-binding transcriptional regulator, with protein MREETDQTFEDALKVARMYYHLNLTTAEIGAQLGVPRPTVSRLLSWAKAHGIVEFRILDHRRYQLELETSLEKKFGIAEVKVVPLGPDATDAERREAVTRFAAHYLSSILGPNMSLSVAWGATVSELARRLIPKPLPGMDVVQMNGSGNSGSGITYAADIISAFAANYQARAHLLPIPAYFDNPDTKAGMFRERYIKRVNDIAERADVALFSIGVPDANSYIYQAGYLEKSELDRLLTDKVVGDIATVFFRADGGYKDVAMNRRSSGPALSSLSGHRHAICVVASEKKREGILGALRGGYMNTLIIDEPTARTL; from the coding sequence ATGCGTGAAGAGACCGACCAAACCTTCGAAGACGCCCTCAAAGTGGCGCGGATGTACTATCACCTCAACCTGACCACCGCGGAGATCGGCGCCCAGCTCGGCGTGCCCCGGCCTACCGTGTCACGCCTGTTGAGTTGGGCCAAGGCCCACGGAATCGTCGAATTTCGCATCCTCGACCACCGCCGTTACCAGCTCGAGCTGGAGACGAGCTTGGAGAAGAAATTTGGGATTGCCGAAGTGAAAGTCGTACCGCTAGGGCCGGACGCCACTGATGCGGAACGAAGGGAGGCGGTGACACGCTTTGCCGCGCACTACCTGAGCAGCATCCTGGGGCCGAACATGAGCTTGTCGGTCGCCTGGGGCGCCACGGTTTCGGAACTGGCCCGGAGGTTGATTCCCAAGCCTCTCCCCGGGATGGATGTGGTGCAGATGAACGGTTCGGGCAACAGCGGGAGCGGCATTACCTACGCTGCGGACATCATCTCTGCTTTCGCCGCGAACTATCAAGCGAGAGCCCATCTGCTGCCCATCCCGGCCTACTTCGACAACCCCGACACCAAGGCCGGCATGTTCAGGGAGCGCTATATCAAGCGCGTGAACGACATCGCCGAGCGCGCCGACGTAGCGCTCTTCAGCATCGGTGTTCCCGACGCCAACTCCTATATCTACCAAGCGGGCTACCTCGAGAAGAGCGAGCTCGACCGGCTTCTCACCGACAAGGTGGTAGGGGACATCGCCACCGTCTTCTTCCGCGCGGACGGCGGCTATAAGGACGTGGCGATGAACCGGCGCTCGAGCGGCCCCGCCCTCTCCTCGCTGAGCGGGCACCGTCACGCCATCTGCGTGGTGGCGAGCGAGAAGAAGCGCGAAGGCATTTTAGGCGCGCTGAGGGGCGGTTACATGAATACCCTCATCATCGACGAGCCCACGGCCAGAACGTTGTAA
- a CDS encoding HAD-IIA family hydrolase, giving the protein MTVKPTPPLHRRRRIDAFAFDLDGTIYLGPSLLPGALALLSFLKDSGCPFVFVTNNSSVSGERYVRKLADLGIVVDRQSVLTSNDVAAEHVRSLGLKAPVLVAVPEVEEEYRQRGFMPGAVSPDCVILTFDTTLTYEKLCQAARFIRRGLPYFATHPDLVCPTLDGPVPDCGSFIALLKAATGVSPVLLGKPKKPMAEAVVQRCGAAPEAIAFVGDRLYTDIRLANDHAFFAVLTLTGEASLEDIATSPFVPDLVVDSLESLLGRLQRDGMLLS; this is encoded by the coding sequence ATGACCGTCAAGCCAACCCCGCCGCTTCACCGCCGACGCCGCATCGACGCTTTTGCCTTCGATCTGGACGGCACCATCTACTTGGGCCCCAGTCTCCTGCCGGGCGCTCTGGCGTTGCTGAGCTTTTTAAAGGACAGCGGCTGCCCTTTTGTCTTTGTCACGAACAACTCGTCAGTATCCGGCGAACGCTATGTGCGCAAGCTGGCCGATTTGGGCATTGTGGTTGACCGCCAGAGCGTCTTGACCTCAAACGATGTTGCCGCTGAACACGTGCGTTCCCTGGGACTCAAGGCTCCCGTGCTTGTGGCCGTTCCCGAGGTCGAGGAGGAGTACCGCCAAAGGGGATTCATGCCTGGCGCCGTCTCGCCCGACTGCGTCATCCTCACCTTCGACACCACCCTGACTTATGAGAAGCTTTGCCAAGCCGCCCGGTTCATTCGCCGCGGCTTGCCCTACTTTGCGACCCATCCCGACCTGGTCTGTCCCACCCTCGACGGTCCGGTTCCCGACTGCGGCTCCTTTATCGCCCTGCTCAAAGCCGCCACGGGTGTCAGCCCCGTTCTTCTGGGCAAACCCAAAAAGCCCATGGCCGAGGCCGTCGTGCAGCGGTGCGGGGCGGCGCCAGAGGCGATCGCCTTTGTCGGCGACCGGCTCTATACCGACATCCGGCTGGCAAACGATCACGCCTTTTTTGCTGTTCTCACGCTCACCGGCGAGGCGTCCTTGGAAGATATCGCGACGAGTCCTTTCGTCCCCGATCTGGTGGTGGACTCTCTCGAGAGCCTGCTTGGACGGCTGCAGCGGGATGGTATGCTCTTGAGCTAG
- the fba gene encoding class II fructose-1,6-bisphosphate aldolase encodes MALTTGLDILAAARAGRYGVGAFNTNNMEITQAIMEAAEETRSPVLLALSEGALKYGGKELVDIVVTMSKDATVPVAIHLDHGSSFESVLRALRYGFTSVMIDMSHEEPEVNIRETARVVAAAHAVGVTVEAEIGRLGGVEEHVVVSEEDAILTKPEEAKTFMDESGADYLAVAIGTSHGAFKGKGRPFIDHERIKKIAALLPQPLVMHGASGVPDELVRRLVAAGGDMKDTAGIHAEDVRQAVTEGIAKINTDTDLRLALTTRVREVLKDKPKEFDPRKIFGPARDEMREVVKGRMELFGSAGKA; translated from the coding sequence ATGGCACTCACGACAGGGCTGGACATCTTAGCGGCTGCCCGCGCCGGAAGATACGGCGTCGGGGCGTTCAATACCAACAACATGGAGATCACCCAGGCGATCATGGAGGCCGCCGAGGAGACGAGAAGCCCGGTGCTCTTAGCCCTCAGCGAGGGCGCCCTCAAGTACGGCGGCAAAGAGCTCGTCGACATCGTCGTCACCATGAGCAAGGACGCCACCGTGCCCGTGGCGATTCACTTAGACCACGGCTCGAGCTTTGAATCGGTGTTGCGGGCGCTGCGCTACGGCTTCACCTCGGTGATGATCGACATGTCGCACGAGGAGCCCGAGGTCAACATTCGCGAAACCGCCCGGGTGGTGGCCGCCGCGCACGCCGTCGGCGTCACCGTCGAGGCCGAGATCGGCCGCCTGGGCGGCGTCGAGGAGCACGTGGTGGTTTCGGAGGAGGACGCCATCCTCACCAAGCCCGAAGAGGCGAAGACGTTCATGGACGAGAGCGGCGCCGACTATCTGGCGGTGGCGATCGGCACCTCGCACGGCGCCTTTAAGGGCAAGGGCCGGCCCTTCATCGACCACGAGCGCATCAAGAAGATCGCCGCACTGCTGCCCCAACCGCTCGTCATGCACGGCGCCAGCGGCGTGCCCGACGAGCTGGTCAGGCGCCTGGTGGCGGCGGGCGGTGACATGAAGGACACCGCCGGCATCCACGCCGAGGACGTCAGGCAGGCGGTCACCGAGGGCATCGCCAAGATCAACACCGACACCGACCTGCGCCTGGCCCTGACCACCCGCGTCCGCGAGGTCTTGAAGGACAAGCCCAAGGAGTTCGACCCGCGCAAGATCTTCGGCCCGGCACGCGACGAGATGCGCGAGGTCGTCAAGGGCCGGATGGAACTCTTCGGCTCGGCGGGCAAGGCCTAG